One window of Sphingomonas sp. KC8 genomic DNA carries:
- a CDS encoding SDR family NAD(P)-dependent oxidoreductase, translated as MGETPRHAVVTGGGSGIGLAIARALLDAGHAVTIMGRDQAKLEAALPDARAIMCDVADPADVERAFAAAVVASGPVAILVNNAGVAPSAPFARTSTADWRQCLDVNLMGAVHAIQQVIGPMQVLDGGRIINIASTAALKGYAYVTAYTASKHALLGLTRSLALENSGDKLTINAICPGFADTDIIRTSVARIVAKTGRSEAEALATFTAANPQQRLIDPDEVAGTVLWLVSDAARSVTGQAIAIAGGEVM; from the coding sequence ATGGGCGAAACACCAAGGCATGCGGTGGTAACGGGGGGCGGCAGCGGGATCGGCCTCGCCATCGCCCGCGCGCTGCTTGATGCCGGCCATGCCGTCACCATCATGGGCCGCGATCAGGCCAAGCTGGAAGCCGCCCTTCCCGACGCGCGCGCGATTATGTGCGACGTTGCCGACCCCGCCGATGTCGAACGCGCCTTCGCGGCTGCTGTCGTGGCGTCCGGCCCTGTCGCGATCCTCGTCAACAATGCCGGCGTCGCGCCGTCGGCGCCCTTTGCCAGAACCAGCACCGCCGATTGGCGCCAGTGTCTCGACGTCAATCTGATGGGCGCGGTCCACGCAATCCAACAGGTGATCGGACCAATGCAGGTGCTGGATGGCGGCCGGATCATCAACATCGCCAGCACCGCCGCGCTGAAAGGTTACGCATACGTAACGGCTTACACCGCCAGCAAGCACGCCCTCTTGGGCCTCACCCGCTCGCTGGCTTTGGAGAATTCCGGTGACAAGCTGACGATCAACGCGATCTGCCCCGGCTTCGCCGATACCGATATCATCCGCACCTCCGTCGCCCGCATCGTCGCGAAGACCGGCCGTTCCGAAGCCGAAGCCCTCGCCACCTTCACCGCCGCCAATCCCCAGCAACGATTGATCGATCCCGACGAAGTAGCCGGCACCGTGCTGTGGCTCGTCTCCGATGCCGCCCGCTCCGTTACCGGGCAGGCGATCGCCATCGCCGGCGGAGAAGTGATGTGA
- a CDS encoding MarR family winged helix-turn-helix transcriptional regulator → MSDAPPPIIEKHGGAPHSKRSLRLWLRLLSCSTVIEKRIRQNLIDRFDTTLPRFDVLATLDRAPDGLTMGELSTALLVSGGNVTTVVARLIDDGHVERITSQLDRRSITVRLTAQGRADFRAMATAHEGWVEQYLSDLSDADIDALLDGLNRVRASVERNKA, encoded by the coding sequence GTGAGCGACGCGCCTCCCCCGATCATCGAAAAGCATGGCGGCGCCCCGCATTCCAAGCGTTCGCTCCGCCTCTGGCTCCGCTTGCTGTCCTGCTCGACGGTGATCGAAAAGCGCATCCGCCAGAATCTGATCGACCGGTTCGACACCACCCTCCCCCGCTTCGATGTACTGGCAACCCTCGACCGCGCACCCGATGGGCTGACGATGGGCGAACTTTCGACCGCGCTCCTCGTATCGGGCGGCAACGTCACCACCGTCGTCGCGCGGCTGATCGATGACGGCCATGTCGAACGCATCACCAGCCAGCTCGATCGCCGCAGCATCACCGTCCGGCTGACGGCGCAGGGCCGCGCCGATTTCCGGGCGATGGCCACCGCCCACGAAGGCTGGGTGGAACAATATCTGTCCGATCTCAGCGACGCCGACATCGATGCGTTGCTGGACGGCCTCAATCGCGTGCGCGCATCCGTCGAAAGGAACAAGGCATGA
- a CDS encoding enoyl-CoA hydratase family protein, with protein MTFDPTTFAPTHFRWAFADGVATVTLDKPSQKNPLTFESYAELRDTFRALVYVPAVKVVVVTGAEGNFCSGGNVHDIIGPLTKMAMPELLAFTRMTGDLVKAIRGCPQPVIAAIDGVCAGAGAIIAMASDLRIATPRAKVAFLFTRVGLAGCDMGACAILPRIIGQGRASDLLFTGRTLGADEGERWGFHNRLVEPEALLDEALATARALAAGPTFAHGMTKTQLNIEWNVSIETAIEMEAQAQAICMQTQDFTRAYDAFVAKQTPVFEGN; from the coding sequence ATGACGTTCGATCCCACCACCTTTGCGCCCACCCATTTCCGCTGGGCCTTCGCCGATGGCGTCGCCACCGTCACGCTCGACAAGCCGTCGCAGAAGAACCCGCTGACGTTCGAATCCTATGCCGAACTGCGCGATACCTTCCGCGCGCTCGTCTATGTGCCGGCGGTGAAGGTGGTGGTGGTCACCGGCGCCGAGGGCAATTTCTGTTCGGGCGGCAATGTGCACGACATCATTGGTCCGCTGACGAAAATGGCGATGCCCGAACTGCTCGCTTTCACCCGCATGACCGGCGATCTGGTGAAGGCGATCCGCGGCTGCCCGCAGCCCGTGATCGCCGCGATCGACGGCGTGTGCGCGGGTGCCGGCGCGATCATCGCAATGGCATCCGATCTGCGCATCGCCACCCCGCGCGCCAAGGTCGCCTTCCTGTTCACCCGCGTCGGGCTGGCCGGGTGTGACATGGGCGCCTGCGCTATCCTGCCCCGGATCATCGGCCAGGGCCGCGCGTCCGATCTGTTGTTCACCGGCCGCACCCTGGGCGCCGATGAAGGCGAACGCTGGGGTTTCCACAACCGCCTCGTCGAACCCGAAGCCTTGCTCGACGAAGCGCTCGCCACCGCCCGCGCGCTCGCCGCCGGCCCCACCTTCGCCCATGGGATGACCAAGACCCAACTCAACATCGAATGGAATGTCTCCATCGAAACCGCGATCGAAATGGAGGCACAAGCGCAGGCGATCTGCATGCAGACGCAGGATTTCACCCGCGCCTATGATGCCTTCGTGGCCAAGCAAACGCCCGTCTTCGAAGGGAATTGA
- a CDS encoding acyl-CoA dehydrogenase family protein — MADTSFLDWPFLDQHHRDLHTRLSGWCQTHEAALHHETGDVEADCRTLVKLLGRAGWLRLAVPAAFGGLTEKLDVRSLCLTRQTLAYHSGLADFAFAMQGLGTGAISLFATDVIRERYLRRVARGELIAGFALSELEAGSDVAAMATTATKVAGGYLINGEKTWISNGGIADVLTLFARTGEAPGAKGLSAFVLTTDTPGFEIVERIDVIAPHPLATLRFTNCFIPDDHLLGGAGDGFRIAMATLDIFRSTVGAAALGFARRAADEAMHRASTRQLFGAPLADLQMTQVALADMALANDTSQLLILRAAWAKDNGQPRITREAAMAKLHATESAQATIDKAVQIFGGMGVRSGVMVERLYREIRALRIYEGASEVQKIVIARAALQAQ, encoded by the coding sequence ATGGCCGACACCAGCTTTCTCGACTGGCCGTTCCTCGACCAGCATCATCGCGATCTCCACACGCGGCTGTCGGGCTGGTGCCAGACGCATGAAGCGGCGCTCCACCACGAAACCGGCGATGTCGAGGCCGATTGCCGGACGCTGGTGAAGCTGCTCGGCCGTGCCGGCTGGCTGCGCCTCGCCGTGCCGGCCGCGTTCGGCGGGCTGACCGAAAAACTCGACGTTCGTTCGCTCTGCCTGACGCGGCAGACGCTGGCCTACCATTCCGGCCTCGCCGATTTTGCCTTCGCGATGCAGGGACTGGGCACCGGCGCGATCAGCCTGTTCGCGACAGATGTGATCCGCGAACGCTATCTGCGTCGCGTCGCCCGTGGCGAACTGATCGCCGGATTCGCTCTCTCCGAACTGGAAGCCGGATCGGACGTCGCCGCCATGGCCACCACCGCGACGAAGGTTGCCGGCGGCTACCTGATCAACGGCGAAAAGACGTGGATATCGAACGGCGGCATCGCCGATGTCCTCACCCTGTTCGCCCGTACCGGTGAGGCGCCCGGAGCCAAGGGTTTATCCGCCTTCGTCCTCACCACCGACACGCCGGGTTTCGAGATAGTCGAACGGATCGACGTGATCGCCCCGCATCCCCTGGCAACATTGCGTTTCACCAATTGCTTCATTCCGGACGATCACCTGCTCGGTGGTGCGGGCGATGGTTTTCGCATCGCCATGGCGACGCTCGATATTTTCCGGTCGACCGTGGGCGCGGCGGCCCTCGGTTTCGCGCGTCGCGCCGCTGACGAAGCGATGCACCGCGCGTCGACCCGCCAGCTGTTCGGCGCACCGCTCGCCGATCTGCAAATGACTCAGGTCGCGCTGGCCGACATGGCCCTCGCCAACGACACCAGCCAGTTGCTGATCCTGCGCGCGGCATGGGCCAAAGATAACGGGCAGCCGCGCATCACCCGCGAAGCTGCGATGGCCAAGCTCCACGCCACCGAAAGCGCCCAGGCGACGATCGACAAAGCCGTCCAGATCTTCGGCGGCATGGGTGTCAGATCGGGTGTGATGGTCGAACGCCTTTATCGCGAAATCCGCGCGCTGCGCATCTACGAGGGCGCAAGCGAGGTGCAAAAGATCGTCATCGCGCGCGCAGCCCTTCAGGCGCAGTAA
- a CDS encoding RidA family protein produces MRTLQPAGWPRPKGYANGIEAAGRTIFVAGQIGWDETETFVARDFAGQFEQALRNILAVLAEADAGPEHIVRLTWFITDKQAYLANAKQVGAVYREVMGRNFPVMSVVEVRALMEDEALLEIEATAVIS; encoded by the coding sequence ATGCGAACATTGCAACCCGCAGGCTGGCCACGTCCGAAGGGCTATGCCAATGGAATCGAGGCCGCCGGCCGCACCATCTTCGTCGCCGGCCAGATCGGCTGGGATGAAACCGAAACCTTTGTCGCCAGGGATTTCGCCGGCCAGTTCGAACAGGCGCTGCGCAATATTCTGGCGGTGCTGGCGGAGGCCGATGCCGGGCCGGAACATATCGTCCGCCTCACCTGGTTCATTACCGACAAGCAGGCATATCTCGCCAATGCCAAGCAGGTTGGCGCGGTCTATCGCGAGGTGATGGGCCGCAACTTCCCGGTGATGTCGGTGGTCGAGGTCCGCGCGCTGATGGAAGACGAAGCGCTGCTCGAAATCGAAGCCACCGCCGTCATCTCCTGA
- a CDS encoding DUF885 domain-containing protein, protein MRDDQSGFSRRHALGLMAASAAVPFAPAIARGEDSSARLRTLLEASEAADAALDPLATAGKGGPIFVDPLSDFYATTLRANKTGELATLGTIDRNALPPADQIAYDVFDYRTRQTLELFESGLFEVQRKAPLDASFGLQVELPDFVSGAGAPFATVKDYEDGLKRLEGFAGFLDNSIARLRLGLAEGYVQPKVIVANVIAQVDAMLALPLEDSPFYAAVKRMPDAMSAADRARLTAAYRTVIADRVYPGYRLWQRYLRDTYLPAATDAPGRWAMKDGAALYARDLARHTTTQRSADDIHMLGLSEVARIRGEMEAVRAKVGFKGDLKAFFEHVRTDPQYYYTKPDELLARFKAIEAKIWPAIPTLFHDRPKAPFEVRPLPALGDQRGTGYYRPGAPDGVSPGILFFNMSMLNTRPIPTLETLTLHEGIPGHHFQLTLARENTALPPLLRNGASTAYTEGWGLYAESLGRELGMFGDPMQWFGHLDMEMLRAVRLVVDTGIHAKQWGRQQAIDYMLANTSMAPRDVAVEIDRYISYPGQACAYKIGELKFRELRERATKALGPRFDVRDYHHQVLDTGALPMAVLEAKVDRWIKAGGGWG, encoded by the coding sequence ATGCGCGACGATCAATCCGGTTTTTCGCGACGGCACGCGCTGGGGCTGATGGCGGCGAGTGCCGCCGTGCCATTCGCGCCGGCCATTGCGCGGGGTGAGGATAGTTCGGCGCGGTTGCGCACGCTGCTGGAGGCGAGCGAGGCGGCCGATGCAGCACTTGACCCACTGGCGACGGCCGGCAAGGGCGGGCCGATCTTTGTCGATCCGCTGAGCGATTTTTACGCGACGACGTTGCGCGCGAACAAAACCGGCGAACTGGCGACCCTTGGCACCATAGACCGGAATGCGCTGCCGCCGGCGGATCAAATCGCTTACGACGTATTCGATTATCGGACGCGACAGACGCTGGAACTGTTCGAAAGCGGCCTGTTCGAAGTCCAGCGCAAGGCGCCGCTGGATGCGTCGTTCGGATTACAGGTGGAGCTGCCTGATTTCGTTTCGGGTGCGGGCGCCCCTTTTGCCACCGTCAAGGATTATGAAGACGGGCTGAAGCGGCTCGAAGGGTTTGCCGGTTTTCTGGATAACAGCATCGCGCGATTGCGGCTGGGGCTGGCCGAGGGATATGTTCAGCCCAAGGTGATCGTGGCGAACGTGATCGCGCAGGTCGATGCGATGCTGGCCTTGCCGCTGGAAGACAGCCCATTCTATGCGGCGGTCAAGCGGATGCCGGATGCGATGTCGGCTGCGGACAGGGCACGGCTTACCGCCGCCTATCGCACGGTGATCGCGGATCGCGTCTATCCGGGCTATCGCTTGTGGCAGCGATATTTGCGCGACACCTATCTGCCGGCGGCGACCGACGCGCCGGGGCGCTGGGCGATGAAGGATGGCGCGGCGCTGTACGCCCGCGATCTCGCGCGCCATACAACGACGCAGCGTTCGGCTGACGACATCCATATGTTGGGTTTGAGCGAGGTGGCGCGCATTCGCGGCGAGATGGAGGCCGTGCGCGCGAAGGTCGGCTTCAAAGGCGATCTGAAGGCTTTTTTCGAACATGTCCGCACCGATCCGCAATATTATTATACCAAGCCGGATGAGCTTCTGGCGCGTTTCAAGGCGATCGAAGCGAAGATATGGCCGGCCATCCCAACGCTGTTCCACGATCGGCCGAAGGCGCCGTTCGAGGTGCGTCCGTTACCCGCACTCGGCGATCAGCGGGGCACCGGCTATTATCGTCCGGGCGCACCGGATGGCGTTTCACCGGGTATCCTGTTTTTCAACATGTCGATGCTGAACACCCGGCCAATTCCGACGCTGGAGACGCTGACACTGCATGAAGGCATTCCGGGCCATCATTTCCAGCTGACCCTGGCGCGCGAAAATACCGCCTTGCCGCCGCTGCTGCGCAATGGCGCGTCCACGGCCTATACCGAGGGGTGGGGGCTGTACGCGGAATCGCTGGGGCGGGAACTGGGGATGTTCGGTGATCCGATGCAGTGGTTCGGCCATCTCGATATGGAAATGCTGCGCGCTGTGCGGCTGGTGGTCGACACCGGCATCCACGCCAAGCAGTGGGGCCGTCAGCAGGCGATTGATTATATGCTGGCCAACACATCGATGGCGCCGCGCGATGTGGCGGTCGAGATAGACCGGTATATTTCCTATCCGGGCCAGGCCTGCGCCTACAAGATCGGCGAGCTGAAGTTTCGCGAACTGCGCGAACGGGCAACGAAGGCGCTGGGACCACGCTTTGACGTGCGCGACTATCACCATCAGGTGCTGGATACCGGCGCGCTGCCGATGGCGGTGCTGGAAGCGAAGGTGGATCGGTGGATCAAGGCTGGCGGCGGGTGGGGTTGA